In Rodentibacter haemolyticus, the DNA window CGGTGTGATTTATTGTCGTACGGATTTGAATCCTCCGGTAACTTTCCCGGCTAATGCAGAATCCGTTCGTGATACGATGCTTTGTACTGCACTTGTTAATGAGCAAGGTGTACGTGTTTCAACCGTTGAACATTTGAATGCCGCATTGGCAGGTCTTGGTATTGACAATATTATTGTTGAAGTGGATGCACCTGAAATTCCGATTATGGACGGGAGTGCGAGTCCGTTCATCTATTTGTTACTGGATGCCGGTATTGAGGAACAAAATGCTGCGAAGAAATTCATTCGCATTAAGCAAAATGTTCGTGTAGAGGACGGCGATAAATGGGCCGAATTTAAACCTTATAACGGTTTCCGTTTAGATTTCACAATCGACTTTGAACATCCTGCAATTGGAAAAAATGTTCGTAATTATGTGATGGATTTTTCCGCACAAGCATTTGTTCATCAAATTAGCCGTGCCAGAACCTTTGGTTTTATGAAGGATATTGAATACCTTCAATCTCAAGGTTTGGCGTTAGGTGGTAGCTTGGATAATGCTATCGTGTTGGATGATTACCGTATCCTAAACGAAGAGGGACTACGTTTTAAAGATGAGTTGGTTCGTCATAAAATGTTGGATGCGATAGGTGATCTTTATATGGCAGGTTATAACATTATCGGTGATTTCAAAGCGTATAAGTCAGGTCATGGCTTAAATAACAAATTACTTCGGGCGGTACTTGCAAATCAAAATGCTTGGGAGTTTGTTACCTTTGAAGATAAAAAACAAGTACCTCAAGGGTATGTTTCACCTGTTCAAGTGCTGATTTAATTGTTTTCGGTTAAAAAGCTATATTTCCAAAAGAAGTATAGCTTTTTTATTTTGTGAATAGCTCTTAAAAGAGCGGTTTATTTGAGATGAATTTTTTTATGAAAAAATTATTTACTGTTTTACCTTTGGTTCTTGCAACTTCCAGTGTAATGGCATACGAGAAAGACAAAACCTATCGTTTTACACTTCTTCATACTAATGATACTCACGGACATTTTTGGCCGAATAATAAAGGTGAATATGGCTTCCCTGCACAAAAAACAATCATCAATAGAGTAAAAGCGGAAGTTGAAAAAAACGGCGGGTCAGTGCTTTTATTAAACGCAGGAGACTTTAATACCGGCGTACCTGAATCTGATATGCAAAATGCCGAACCGGATATTAAAGCAATGAATGCAATGGGTTATGAAGCAACGGTATTAGGGAATCACGAATTTGATAATCCCCTGCAAATGCTTGCGATGCAAGAATCTTGGGCAAAATTCCCATTTTTATCCGCCAATGTGATTAACAAGAAAACGAATCAACCGCTTGTTAAACCTTATACTATTTTTGATAAGCAAGGTTTAAAAATAGCGGTCGTAGGATTAACGACTGAAGATACGGCAAAGCTGGGTAATCCTGAATATAGTGGTAATGTTATTTTTAAAGATCCAACGGAATCGGCAAAAGAAACGTTAAAATTATTAAATGAAAATGAGAAGCCTGATATCAAAATTGCCTTAACGCATATGGGCTATTATTACGATGCTCAATACGGCTCTAATGCACCGGGAGATGTTTCCCTTGCCCGTAATTTAAGTAAAGGCGCATTTGATATGATTGTTGGCGGCCATAGTCATGATGCGGTTTGTGTAGATGAAAAAGGCGTTTGGATAAAAGATTACAAACCTACTCAATCTTGTAAACCGGATTTCCAAAATGGCACTTGGATTATGCAAGCCTATGAGTGGGGGAAATATGTAGGGCGTGCAGACTTTGAATTTAAAAATGGTGAATTAAAACTCGTTAAGTATGAACTTATTCCGGTTAATTTGAAGAAAAAAATCACTAAAGAAGATGGCAAAACGGAATATGTGCTTTATTCTGAAGAAATTCCACAAGATCCCGAAATTGAAAAACTCTTAAAGGATTATCAAAATAAAGGGAATGAATTACTCGGTCGTGAATTGGGTGAATTAATAGGCAAACTTGAAGGAGATCGTACGGTTATTCGTTTCAAACAAACGAATCTTGGTCATTTGATTGCTGAAGCACAACGCGAGCGTGCAGGTGCTGATGTGGGAATTATGAATTCAGGCGGTATCCGTGATTCAATTCAAGCGGGCAAAGTTACCTACCGTGATGTTTTGAAAGTTCACCCGTTTGGTAATATTGTAACCTATGTGGATCTGACCGGAAAAGAATTGCTTGATTACTTAAATGTAGTGGCATTGAAGGAAGTGGATTCAGGTGCTTATGCCCAATATTCCGGTATCTCTATGGTCGTAAATCAACAAGCGAAAAAGGTTGAAAATGTTAAGGTTCAAGGCAAGCCACTGGATTTAAATAAAACCTATCGTATTTCTTTACCAAGCTATAATGCGGCGGGAGGAGACGGTTATCCTATCGTGACCAAAAATCCGACATTCTTAAATACTGGCTTTATTGATGCCGAAGTATTAGCAAAATACATTTGGAAAAATTCACAAAAAGCCCCACTTGATGCTTCTAAATATGATCCGAAAGATGCGGTAATCTTCAAATAAGGATGGATATGACCTTGGAACTGTCAGAAATTCGCCAACAAATTACACAAATTGACCGTAGTTTATTGAAATTGCTTTCCGAACGCCATCGTTTGGCTTTTGATGTCGTAAGAAGTAAAGAAGTTACTCAAAAAGCATTACGTGATACAGCTCGTGAACAGCAACTTCTGCAAGAACTCATACAATTTGCTGAAAATGAAAATTATCAGCTTGAAGCACAGTATATCACTTCAATTTTCCAAAAGATTATTGAAGATTCCGTGTTGACTCAGCAAGTGTATTTACAAAATAAATTGAATGAAGAGCGCAGTCAAAATTTACATATTGCCTTTTTGGGTAAGCGTGGTTCTTACTCTAATTTGGCGGCTCGTAATTATGCGGATCGTTATCAAAAACAATTTGTAGAACTGGGTTGTCAATCTTTCGAACAGGTCTTTGAAAGCGTTCAAAACGGCGAGTCCGATTTCGGTATTTTACCGTTAGAAAATACGACTTCCGGTGCAATTAACGAAGTCTATGATCTGTTACAACACACGGATTTATCATTGGTGGGGGAGTTAGCCTACCCGATTAAACATTGTGTATTAGTGAATGAACAAACGGATTTAAACCAAATTGATACCTTATATAGTCATCCACAGGTGATTCAGCAATGCAGTCGATTTATTCAAGGCTTAGCGAGGGTTCATATTGAATATTGTGAAAGTAGCTCTCATGCTATGCAGTTGGTTTCAAGTTTGAATAAACCGAATATCGCAGCATTAGGCAATGAAGATGGGGGAAAATTATATGGTTTAAATGTCTTGAAAACGGATATTGCTAACCAAGAAAATAATATTACCCGCTTTATCGTTGTGGCAAAAGAATCAAGAGAAGTTTCACCGCAAATTCATACGAAAACACTCTTGTTAATGACAACATCACAACAAGTCGGTTCTTTGGTTGATGCATTACTTGTATTCAAAAAACATCAAATCAATATGACAAAACTTGAATCTCGCCCGATTTACGGAAAACCTTGGGAGGAAATGTTTTATCTTGAAATCGAAGCGAATATTCATCATCCGGATACGCAAGATGCCCTGAATGAACTCAAAAATTATAGTAACTATCTCAAAATTCTAGGTTGTTACCCTAGTGAGATAGTAAAACCGGTGAATGTTTAGTTTAAAAGAGCGGTCAATAAAAATCATGTTTTTGATGACCGCTCTTTTTTTAATATCACGCTGCATAATATCGTCAAAATTACCGACAAAAATTGAAATGAAGTGAAATAGAAAAGCCCTGATATAACAGGGCTTTGAGCTATTTTTGAAGTGAATTGAAATATGATGAAAAGCGGTTTTTTTATTCCCATTCGATTGTTTATTGGGTATGTAATATTTTGATTTATAAGTTTTTTATTTTTTTAATAAGGTTGTTTTACCGTCATTTTTACCGACACCGGGAACAAGTGCTTTATGAACGCTCGGCGAGCCATTTATCTATATCTGATTTGTACCAAGCAACGCGACCCATAGAAGCTTTAATACTTTTAGGGAATTCCCCCCTTTTCATCATACGCCAAATTGTTGTTGCACTCAAGGTTGTGATTTCTATAACTTTGGCTTTACTTAATAATATAGCTTGTTGCTCCATATTTCCTCCATCACTTCAAAATATCCGGCACCTCAACAATTTTTAATTGCCCCGGTTTTACATCTTTATATTTAAGCCAATATTGGACGATCTCTATTGCTTCGCCTTCTGTTACGGTTTGCCTCGTTTCCATAACTACACTCCATTCTCTTCTGAATTGGCTCTCAAGCACAACATATCGCTTGCCGTTTATTACTTGTAATTCTTGTTTAAATGACATTTATTACTCCAATAAAAAACCTCGCTAGAGGGTGTGGTTTAGATAATAAAAAACCACGGCTAAGCGTGGTTTTGTAGTTGTTTAATTTAATAAATTACTTTCTAGCATTTTTGATAATTTTGCTAAACCTTTGGCGGTAACTAAAACTTGTTCACATATTTTTTCTGTACCATCATCTTTGGTTGCGGTGTGAATTTTATGCTCTAGCAGGCCCGATTGTAGTTTATCTTGGTAGCGATCCAGTTTTTGCCACCTGCTCGTTTGTAAATCCAACGATGTGATGAAAGAAATTGAGTGAGCTTTCTCGGCGGTGATTGTAAATGCTTGGCAGTTTCTGTGAGATTTAATGCACCTTCCGATCTTGTTGCAATACGATCGAATGCGTTTACATCAATCTGCATTTCTTCCACTTTATGTTCTAATTCCAGTGTTTTTTGTTTCTCTACAATCCACGCTTGAGCCGCTGCGATAGGATCGTCAAAGTTTGGAATAAGTGCGGTCGGTTTTTGCTGATTTTCCAATTCTTGCCAACGATCAACGACAGCGGCAGTAAACTCAGGACAATTTTGAGCGACCACAATCAAACAGTCACGCTTTTCTAAATGGTACTCTTTGTAGCGTTGTCCATTTTGAGGATGGGTGTAAGCCATTGGCTGATACCCCTTAATTACCTGCTTTGCCATCAATCTTTCAATAGAGCGACATAGATCACTATGATTTTTATTGATTAGTTCCGCAATTTCACGACTGCTCATTGTTAAGTTTTCATTGTTTGGATTAAGACTAATAAGTGCGGTTGAATTTGTGCTCATATCCTTGCTCCTATTATTTTAGAGATTGTTGTTGATTTCACGATCAATGCGAGTCAATAAATCGTTTACTGCCCAAATAGCATTACCAATATCTTCGTGAGAAGATACGAAGCCTGATTTACGTTCACCATCAGCTGAAATTAAGTTGACAATAGATTTTGCTTGGGCGAGATAACGATTGATGTTATCAATATGATCGATAGTTAATGGAGTGGATTGGATATTGTTCATAGTTTATACCTTGTATCATAAGTTTAAATTAACCTATCTACACGGTTCCAATCGTGGCGATAGGACTAAGCAAGATTGGAACTACCAGGATACAAGGTAACTGGCGGGCTTTCGCCCTCTCACTTAGCCCTACCATTGATTGAATTTTAGGTATAGCTATGCGACACGCACAAAAAAAGCCGTGAACGGCTTGCGTCCTTATATCCTTTCAGGGTTCCAATCCTGACAACAGATTTTGCTGTTGCCCTGTTAGCATATAAAAGTTAGTATTGGCGTGTCAATAGTAAAATGAGAAATTTTATGAAAAAGATAAAACCACAAAAACGTTATTGCCCCTTGCCTGAAGAATTAGAAATTGGGCTTGAAAAAGCAATTAATAATACCTGGAAAGACGTGCCATCACACAGAGATATAAGTTGTTATCAACTAGATAATGTGGATGTCTATTTTGTAGATATTGTTTTTTATTTTTCAACTGGAGTAAGTGAAGCTACACTTAAATATAATCAGTTTGGTTGGAGTTTAGTTGATACAAATATAATTTAGGTTTTACCTTATGAACTGTCAACTAAGAGTTGACAACTGGTGGTTTAGGGTCAATTGAACGCCCACAATAAATTTCGGTTTCTTCACGAATCCAGTAAAATTTTAATTTATTCATTTTCGCTAGGACCTTTTATTACCATGTCAATGCCAGCTCTAAAATCATCGTGATAAACTAAATCTTCTAAAATTAGGTTATCACCAAGACTGATTTCAAATCCTTTTTCATCGCCATCTTGTAGAATTATAGGGCGGCGATTTTGAATAAAATCCAACCGCTCTTTATCTTTCAAAAGAGCTTCGTATTCAGCCTTGCTTATTGTTACTGTTTCCATATTAAGTACCTCTTGTATTCACCCAATAAATAACAACCGCACTTTATGCGGCATTATTTCCTACATCAACCACAGGCAATTCCACAAAAGGGGCATGCGGTTGTGGTGTTAAAGGCTCGTTGGGGATATTTAATCGACCGCCTAACGTGGCATAGCCGACAATATCCCGCCAGTGGTCGGGTTCGTGTGGATTGCCATTACAGATACGTACGATTTTGCCGGCAATCATTGTAAGGGCGTAGTATTGCGATGAATCTAATGTTGGCTTTGCAGAATTGATGACATTCATCAGTTCCTTAAAATCTACTGCGCCTTGATGAAAATCACCGTGGGTTTGTTCTCGTTCGTTGAGTGTGTGTTCGATGTTCATTATTTTTCTTTTTATTTGGGTAATAAAAAACCGCCTATAAGCGGTCGTTTGGTGGGAGTTTAAGATTATTCCGTCGGAATAATATACCAAATAGCAGTGATAAGAATTGCAACCACAACCCATAATGGAATTATGATGGGTCTTTTATATGATTGTTTATCTTTTGTTTTATCTTCAATAAACATAATTACCTCCAGACATATTAATTCTCTTTTGGTTTTTCCGGTAATGGCTGCCAATGCGTGACTTCTTCCCAGTCTTCTGTAAATGCCCCTAAATCTGCATCGTATTCCCAAATCACATAAGGATTACTATAACTAGGGCAGTAACATAAATACCAACCGTCCAACATTGGTAGAGTTTCATTGACACTTATCCACTCGTTATTTTTTGTTGTCATTTTCAATATCCTTTATTCTAAATATTTTATGTCTAACGAAATGTCGAACTTCTTTTTCTTTGAAAATCTTGTTATCGATTAATATGTGTATAACAAAGACACTTACAAGCATAAATACCATCGCCGTTACTGCTATAAGTATTGTTGCTAAAAGAAAGTCATTCATCTTTAACCTCCGGTTTTTCTGGTAATGGTTGCCAGTGAGATACGTTTTTTGCATCATACCCAAATTCAGTACCAACAAAACAATCTACACCATTAGCTCCATCATCAAGCCACGCAATGTCAATTACATTTCTAGACGATATATAGATAAGAATATCTGTGCCTCGTGGTGGTAGCCTATCTTTAACTCTAATCCAGTTGTTCATCTTCTACTACCTCATACCAACTAGAAACTTCAAAGCACTCGTGTGCTATTTCGTGTGCGATTTGCTCCCGTTCTTCTTCTGTCATTTCATCCCACTCCTCTTTATCGTATTCAACTTCTTGAATACAATTATCGTGTCGATCAGAGTAACGACTTGCACCACAAAAACGAACTTTTACCTTATTCATCTTTAACCTCCGTGAAACTTATCAATGCTTTTGCGTGAGCAATCGCATTTTCTTTTGTTAAGTGGATAATTCCGTTTCTAAGGTATTCTATATCATAGTCATCATCGCACCAGCCTAAGGCACTATACATATTTTTATCAAAATCTGGTGTATAATATGTATCCCCTTTGTGTAATGGTTCTCTAACTGGTTCAGGAACTTCAATGCCATTAATTAAAATAGTTTTTGGTTTACGTCTGTATTGTCTATCTTCGTGCCAAGCTGGATGGTTTTTACAAGCATACCATTTTACATCTGAGTCATTTTTAACTTCCCATCTTTTCCACGGTTTATCCGTTTCCATTGCATCTTTGGCATACTCTGCCATAAGTTTTGCGTGTATATGTGCTGTCATTTTCTTTCTCCCGTATAAAAAAGACCGCACTTTTGATGTGCGGCCAGGTAGGGCAAACTAATTTAGTTGCGCTTCATAAAAATCAACATCGGCAATATTCGCTTTGAGTTTATCCAGTGTGGTGTTGAACGCATCTTCAACGACTTTTTCCGGATTAATCAGCTCGTACCACAATGCCAAACTACCGTCTTTAATTCGATAGCGTACACGGGCTTTTAATTGATAAAAATCGCCATTATGAAATGGTTGAATACCTAACACAATTTCTTCCGGCAAGCGTGCTTTGCCGCCACCGGTTTGTTCGTCGGTAAAGGTAAAGGACATCGTACCGTCTTGTAGGCGTTTAACTGACTTAAATTCAGATTTACGGGTTTCCTCGAAGGCAAGTACCATTGCCAACAATTCGGCACCGCTTACGATATTGCCGTCAGTTGCAATGCTATGAATGTTATTTTCTAAGAATGCACCAAATTCAACTTGGCTCATTGCCTGTTTGTCTTTACGAGCCCATTCTTTCCAATCTTTTGAGTAGGGGCAATTATAAGTGGCGGAATGGTCGCCCCAGTTTGGTTTTTCAGGGTTGGCGTGGTAATCAAATACCGCTTTGATTTCTAAATCATCTAAGTTAGCAAAGATAGCCGTCCCTGATTGTTTAAATTTATTTACATAATCAATCAAGGATTGTTCGGTTCTTAAAAAAATGTGCTGTCTAATGCGTGCCGGTGCAGATTGATATTCTTCAAGTGATCGAATATCAAAATCACCGGCTGCTAACACTGCCGGAATGGGCGTATTTAACGATTTTCCGTTTGCGACATTTTTTGCAATATCATTCACTAATGATTGTTCCATTTTGTTTTCCTTATTTTTAGATAATAAAAAAGCACCCAATAAGGTGCTACGTGAGTGAAGAAGTATTAAATTAAGCGGTTGCCATCTTTAATACTTTTGCTTCTTTCTTTTCGCCATCAACAACTTTCAAATCAATTTTCATTTGATTTGGGTCGTCAAATAACACATCGCCATCTGCCGTTGAGAATACAATGCTTTCTTCTCGGTCAAGCTCAGGCACTTTGCACGTTACCTGTGGCGTGATTTTGATTTGATTTTCGGTGCGTGTATTTAACATTCCGATTTTCAGGCTCAATGTGACCGAGCCTTGTTTTCGGGTTTCCCGTACTGCTTTGATGACATTGGATACCGCTTCGGTGAGTTCATCATCAAGCTCTCCCCGATTAAGTTGTGATAAGGTTTGACTAAATTTAGTGTTGCTCATTTTTAAGTTCTCCATATTGAGGTTGTTAAAACGGAATATCGTCATCAAATTGTTCGGGGGTTGGTTTTGCTCCCGACTTCGCTTGTGCGTAAGCGTTATTTTGTGATGGCTTGGTTTGTGCCGGCTGTCCGCTATCGTTTCGACTATCCAGCATTTGTAGCTTATCACCCTGAATTTCTGTGGTGTAATGTTCTTGCCCGTTTTGGTCTTGCCACTTCCGAGTACGCAAACGACCTTCAACATAGACTTTTGAGCCTTTATGTAGATATTCACCGCAGATTTCAGCTTGTCGGCGATAGAACACAATGCGATGCCATTCTGTTATTTCTCTGCGTTCACCTGTTTGTTTATCAGTCCAGCTTTCACTTGTTGCCACGCTGATATTTGCGACCATATCACCGTTCGGCATCGTTCTTACATCAGGATCATTGCCTAAATTTCCCACTATAATGACTTTGTTTACGCCTGCCATTTCACTCTCCTACGTGTTTAAATTTAATAAACATTCATCATAAAAGCCGTTGTATTCGTCAATCAGGTCAGGGTATTTCCCTTCCAACCACGGCATTTGTTTTGAATAACGCTCTTCTAACTCCTGCTTGGTTTTACATTCGCGCAAACCGTCTTTGAGTTTTTGCATGGTTGGATTATTAGGTTGTTGTGGAGGTGCTGAAGGAGATCCCGCAGAAGGAAGCTCAACACCGCTTTCCAACCATTTTTTCACCCGCTCGCCAGTTTCCTTTGATAATTTTTCAGGAGTATTTGCGTTAAATAAACCTGTGCGATCTTTGCTTGGCAAGGCGTAATGCCCATCGTGAACAATATCTAACACAGTAGTAAATTCATATTCAATACCGTCCCGTTGCTCCGTTTTCATTCCCAGTTTCTGAACCTGCTTTCGCCCGTTTACTTCAACTTGTGCTGTTTCGGTTTTACTTCTTGCGGTTACGATGATATGTAGTGGTGCAGTAAGCAAATCATCAATAAACGCTCGATGTCTTGGGGTAATATCATTCCAAGCAGCCCAAGTGTTATTTTTATATTTTGCTTTTGCTATTTGCTCCAGTAACTCCAGACAACCACCGGAACCCGACCATTCGTGAGTAATACTGTCAATCACCACCACTTCATGACCGGATTGCACAGCGAGTTTCAACGCCTCACGATAGCGTTCCGGTGTATAAGGTGGTTCAAGCTCTAAACAATCAAACTCAGCCAAGTGAGAGTAAAGGGAGGCGCTACCTTGTTCAGTATCAATAACTGCAATTTTATTACCCAACCCACTTGCTAAAAGTAATGCGCCATAAGTTTTTCCCGAACCACTAGGACCGGTAAGTGCCAAGCGAAGTTTTGATTTTTTTCGTTCTGCTTTTTGAAATTGCATAATTTACTCCTTAAACGTCATCCGTTTATAAATCTGTCTAGTGCGCTCTACATCAGCTTTGTTATATTCGGCAACTTCGGCAATACGTCCGGATTGGACGTAACCCCATACCTTTGAGCCGTCAATATCATCACTTTTGCCGTCAATCCCTAAAGCAAGGCATAAATCATTCATGCTGATTCGATTACCCACACCAGCCCACTCAACCATCGTATCGAACACCTGCTTATCCCATGCTTTGGCGTGGATTGGGAAATAGGCAAAAGGTTTTACTCGGTTTACAATGGCACGTTGGTAAACAAAGCGAATATCAAACGCAACGTGGTTGTGGCCAATAAATACCGGCGGAATATCTTTATTTGCCTGGTAATGTTGGTTTAGGTATTGGAAAAAATCTGTCAAGATACGTTGTTCTCGATCAGCCCCCTGCCAATCTGCTAGATAAAACACCTGCACTGGGCTGTCATCAATAGCGCAAGCAACAGAAATAATCTCGCCGAACGTACCGGAAAGTGCAGTCTTTTCTACCGCCGTTTCTTTGTTGGCTTCCAGCCATTTTTGAATGGCTTCTTCACTTTTGTAATTCGCTGGGGGTGAAAGAGTTTCCAGCACTTTTTGGGCGATGGTTGCGTTTTGTGTTGGGATTGTTTCGATGTCAAAATAAATGTTCATAGATTTCCTTAAAATGGCATGTTGGTGTAATATTTTTCAATGATTTCTAAGGCGTGCTGTGGGTTGATCGCACCGGATAAAAGCCATTGTTCAAATTGGTTTAAATTCTCCGCTTGAAATTGAGCAAAAGTGCGGTCAATTTCGAAGCGGTTTATGATGATGTCATTGCGTGGTTCAAAATACATAATCAACTCCAGTGTGCTCCTTTTGTTTTAACTTTACCTTTACCTTCTTCCACCTTGCGCAAGAGTGTTTTTCTCAAGGCGATCTCTGTTTCGCAAAGTTCTTCAGCGCAATGATTTTGGCTTTTCCAAGTAACTTTTCGCCCAATGTATTCCACCGCCTGATAACCCAAATCTTTTGGATGTGGCTCAATTCGATAATAGCGGCTCATCTTTGCTCCTTATCTCGCTCCGCCTGCAAAAGTGCGGTCAGTTTTAGCAGTCTTTTTTGTTCGGTTTCGGTGAGGTTTGGTTGCCAATCACCGTGTTCTTTCCGCCATAATTTACGGGCTTCTTCTCGGGCTTTTTGGCTGATTTGCTCGCTGAGTTCGTTATCGTGCCAATCGGTCGGGTTGCTGTACGCTTGGGATATGCCAAGGACTGCTATAACAGCAATGGCGGTTAAAACTAAAACAAGGCATTTATTGCCAAGAGATGATAAAAACTCAAAGATTGATTTGTGCATAGTGGTTTCCTTTTGGTTTTCTTCAAAAAATACGGTGCGTGAACGCATTGCGGTTTGGTTACGTTGTTGACGTTTTCTGCGTTTCTGTCGTTTGTTCATTTTTGTTTCCTTTTTAATCAATTTGCTGAATTTAGGGTGAAAAAAAACCTGCCTAAGCAGGTTTCATGTGATGTTGAGTTAGACTATTCTGAGACGGAAATAAGGATTTTGGAAAGTAAGCTCTGCTAGATCGCTTAATGGGATATTTAGCTTTTTTTCAATTTCCTTATTCGATATTTTATGTTCTCTCAGTAACAAAGTAATTTTATCTAGAATTTGTGATGTTTCTCTTTTTAGCATTCCATTTGGCTCAGCTGTGCGATACCCATATTTTCCAGCAGTAATCTGTAGTTGTCTATAATGCCATTCAGTTGAAAGTTTTAGGTCAAATGTTCTTTTTATAAGTGCAGCTAAAGATACATTCCAATATTTTTTCAGCTCTATGAGCTGTTTGAAAGATGGCTGCAACGGTACAATGGCTCTAACGGCACTTTCCGGCATTAAGAATGCCGAGGCAAATTGATTTGCTTCAGTCTCAATAGCTTTTTTATTCGTGATATCAGCTCTTTTATGTAGGAGTAGATGACCCAGTTCATGGGCAGCATCAAAACGACTACGTTCAGGTGTTTTTTGATTATTTAGGAATATAAATGGTTGCTCGTCTATCCAATAGGAGTAGGCGTCAACTTCAACACAATCCTGAGTGAGTGAGTATACCCGGATACCTTTTGATTCAAGTAAGTGAACTATATTCGGAATAGATTTTTCTCCAAGCCTCCAATATTCTCTTAGCTGTTGGGCTGCTACAGCAGGATCAGGGGTGCTTTCTGAATGGTTAAATTCGGGGATATCAACCTTAGGAAGATTAAATCGTTCACCAAGCCATTTATCAAACTCCATTGCAATGGAACCGGCACTGAGTGCGGCATCTCTTTTCTTTGCACTCATTCTAGCCATTGAACGAAAGCTAGCCGTTTCAGCTTTAATTTGAACAAGATCATCAGAGAAAAAAAATGGAATAGGGTAATTTAGTGCCTTACTTATTTTTTCCACAATAGCATCTTGCTCAGTTAATTCTTTATGCCCATTTTCATAACTTGATAAAGTTCTTGATGTAATATCAAGTATCTTTGAAAGTTCTATTGCAGTGAGACCACGGCGTTCTCGAGCAAGTTTTAGTCTTTGTGGATTAAACGATA includes these proteins:
- a CDS encoding ATP-binding protein; this encodes MQFQKAERKKSKLRLALTGPSGSGKTYGALLLASGLGNKIAVIDTEQGSASLYSHLAEFDCLELEPPYTPERYREALKLAVQSGHEVVVIDSITHEWSGSGGCLELLEQIAKAKYKNNTWAAWNDITPRHRAFIDDLLTAPLHIIVTARSKTETAQVEVNGRKQVQKLGMKTEQRDGIEYEFTTVLDIVHDGHYALPSKDRTGLFNANTPEKLSKETGERVKKWLESGVELPSAGSPSAPPQQPNNPTMQKLKDGLRECKTKQELEERYSKQMPWLEGKYPDLIDEYNGFYDECLLNLNT
- a CDS encoding ribonuclease H-like domain-containing protein, producing the protein MNIYFDIETIPTQNATIAQKVLETLSPPANYKSEEAIQKWLEANKETAVEKTALSGTFGEIISVACAIDDSPVQVFYLADWQGADREQRILTDFFQYLNQHYQANKDIPPVFIGHNHVAFDIRFVYQRAIVNRVKPFAYFPIHAKAWDKQVFDTMVEWAGVGNRISMNDLCLALGIDGKSDDIDGSKVWGYVQSGRIAEVAEYNKADVERTRQIYKRMTFKE
- a CDS encoding helix-turn-helix domain-containing protein; the protein is MKSLSFNPQRLKLARERRGLTAIELSKILDITSRTLSSYENGHKELTEQDAIVEKISKALNYPIPFFFSDDLVQIKAETASFRSMARMSAKKRDAALSAGSIAMEFDKWLGERFNLPKVDIPEFNHSESTPDPAVAAQQLREYWRLGEKSIPNIVHLLESKGIRVYSLTQDCVEVDAYSYWIDEQPFIFLNNQKTPERSRFDAAHELGHLLLHKRADITNKKAIETEANQFASAFLMPESAVRAIVPLQPSFKQLIELKKYWNVSLAALIKRTFDLKLSTEWHYRQLQITAGKYGYRTAEPNGMLKRETSQILDKITLLLREHKISNKEIEKKLNIPLSDLAELTFQNPYFRLRIV